From a single Deltaproteobacteria bacterium genomic region:
- a CDS encoding plastocyanin/azurin family copper-binding protein, whose translation MSIFVVFCLVVTLPFIYGGCNGGGGGGTTRCGGGDICGHVSTGDPVLNADNSVDRQHGPAEAGVWVIAESFEVATNDGVPGRFIKIVVTDDNGNFVLPDLPDAVYDVWVRGYGLVDSDPVQATPGDTVNLEGIPASTPQEAAAIFPANYWASLIELPDESEFPGTGPEGNGWGLGILSQDHLISQSKLSCQLCHQLGTPDTRLPNAAAFDFGWKKAGTMNAIANGIGRENWAEVLGDWGGRIAAGEVPPTPPRPSGKERNFVLTMWEWGDLFTYAHDEVATDKRNPFLYPNEPVWGVDIGNDHVLKLDPVTHQATRIPVPTRNGFDVPWCDQPGFATLGCPAPDGTTAYPGAYQNAANPHNPMLDDTGKVWITTQIRPEGLENLPDFCLERDPGITGGHRQMGYYDTNTEEFVLIDTCFGTHHLQFDFDGDLWISGDSNNLGVIYPDLLDPNDPEGTESQAQDWWRIIVDTDGDGEGDTPAPGFNYGIIPNPVDGTIWTAVLSAFPGRINRFDPATEKFETYSPPAPGHGPRGLDADTEGNIWVCLGGSSHVAKFEREKCAQTWGTGDQCPEGWTLWDIPGVTYKGHPDKRTDFHYYTWVDQFDVLDLGANTVVCTGTSSDSIIAFLPETEEFIRVYVPYPYGFFHRGQDGRIDDPSSWEGRAWWVDYGIDPILHTELEQGFVFKVQYRDDQVGPTPTSPPPTPTPTGPPPTAPPPTPVPTPAPTPAPVPAVHDVSMEDNVFVPANITINVGDTVRWTNNGSLNHTSRNDDGTLFNSNDQFPLPSGMEPGDVYEFTFNSEGDIAYYCEFHGGPGGIGMSGTITVEP comes from the coding sequence ATGAGTATATTCGTAGTGTTTTGCTTAGTAGTTACGCTTCCATTTATTTATGGGGGATGTAACGGAGGGGGTGGCGGGGGAACGACAAGGTGCGGTGGCGGGGATATTTGTGGACACGTTTCCACAGGTGATCCAGTACTCAATGCTGATAATAGCGTAGACCGTCAGCACGGACCGGCTGAAGCGGGTGTCTGGGTAATTGCTGAATCTTTCGAGGTCGCAACGAATGACGGAGTACCGGGCAGATTCATTAAAATCGTTGTAACTGACGACAACGGCAATTTTGTTCTGCCTGATCTCCCGGATGCGGTATATGATGTTTGGGTACGGGGTTATGGACTTGTTGATTCGGACCCTGTACAGGCTACACCCGGGGACACAGTGAACCTTGAAGGCATACCGGCTTCGACGCCGCAGGAAGCTGCAGCTATTTTCCCGGCTAATTACTGGGCATCTCTGATAGAGCTGCCGGACGAAAGTGAATTCCCGGGTACGGGACCCGAAGGCAACGGCTGGGGTCTTGGGATACTTAGTCAGGACCATCTAATCAGCCAGTCAAAGCTTTCCTGTCAGCTTTGCCATCAGCTCGGCACACCTGACACGAGGCTTCCTAATGCGGCTGCATTTGACTTCGGATGGAAAAAAGCCGGTACCATGAATGCAATAGCAAACGGAATCGGCAGAGAGAATTGGGCGGAAGTTCTCGGAGACTGGGGCGGAAGGATCGCAGCCGGCGAAGTACCTCCCACGCCGCCGAGACCGTCAGGAAAAGAGAGGAATTTTGTTCTAACCATGTGGGAGTGGGGAGACTTATTTACTTATGCCCACGACGAGGTTGCTACCGATAAGCGTAACCCGTTCCTGTATCCGAATGAGCCGGTTTGGGGTGTGGATATAGGAAACGATCATGTTTTGAAACTTGACCCCGTTACTCATCAAGCAACGAGGATCCCGGTGCCCACGCGGAACGGTTTTGACGTGCCGTGGTGCGACCAGCCTGGATTCGCGACACTGGGTTGCCCTGCCCCTGACGGGACAACGGCTTATCCGGGCGCTTATCAAAACGCTGCGAACCCGCATAACCCGATGCTGGACGATACGGGCAAAGTGTGGATAACCACACAGATACGTCCGGAGGGCCTGGAGAATCTACCGGATTTCTGTCTCGAGAGAGATCCCGGTATTACAGGCGGACACCGGCAAATGGGATATTACGATACGAATACGGAAGAGTTCGTGCTGATCGATACCTGTTTCGGTACACACCATCTCCAGTTTGATTTTGACGGCGACCTCTGGATTAGCGGAGACTCGAATAATCTCGGGGTTATCTATCCTGACCTTCTCGATCCGAACGATCCCGAAGGAACGGAATCCCAGGCGCAGGATTGGTGGAGAATCATCGTGGATACCGACGGAGACGGAGAGGGAGATACACCCGCGCCGGGCTTCAACTACGGAATTATCCCCAATCCTGTCGACGGAACCATCTGGACAGCCGTATTATCAGCTTTTCCCGGAAGGATAAACAGATTCGACCCGGCGACAGAAAAATTCGAAACCTACAGTCCTCCCGCTCCCGGTCACGGTCCGAGGGGCCTGGACGCTGATACCGAAGGGAACATCTGGGTATGCTTGGGTGGAAGCTCGCACGTGGCCAAGTTCGAGCGCGAAAAATGCGCCCAGACCTGGGGTACGGGCGATCAATGCCCCGAAGGCTGGACACTGTGGGACATACCGGGTGTCACCTATAAAGGGCATCCGGATAAGCGTACCGATTTCCATTATTATACTTGGGTTGACCAGTTCGATGTTTTAGATCTCGGTGCGAATACGGTCGTATGCACCGGAACTTCTTCGGACTCAATAATTGCTTTCCTTCCTGAAACTGAAGAATTCATCAGGGTTTACGTACCGTACCCCTACGGCTTCTTCCACAGAGGGCAGGATGGAAGGATTGACGACCCGAGCAGCTGGGAAGGCAGGGCGTGGTGGGTCGATTACGGTATTGACCCTATACTCCACACGGAGCTGGAGCAGGGATTCGTTTTTAAAGTACAGTACCGTGACGATCAGGTCGGTCCTACACCGACATCCCCGCCTCCAACGCCTACACCGACCGGACCGCCGCCTACGGCGCCACCGCCAACACCTGTACCTACACCTGCTCCAACACCTGCGCCGGTGCCTGCCGTACATGACGTAAGCATGGAAGATAACGTTTTTGTACCGGCGAACATTACAATAAATGTGGGTGATACAGTGAGATGGACGAACAATGGATCACTCAATCACACTAGTAGAAACGACGATGGTACGTTATTTAATTCGAATGACCAATTCCCGTTGCCGTCAGGTATGGAACCTGGTGATGTTTATGAGTTTACATTTAATTCAGAGGGAGATATCGCATATTACTGCGAATTTCACGGCGGACCTGGGGGAATAGGGATGTCCGGCACAATAACGGTAGAGCCTTAA
- a CDS encoding SCO family protein: MYKKIVIVIILILYMGIAFSAVQVYKTNKNNDDYYGIYYGKDAPDFTLRDQDGNQVSLSQFKGKDVLLSFGYTTCPDICPATLARMNSVTKQLKNATKKVQVLFITIDPDRDTERRLKEYIPYFNKSFIGLTGNQDEIKKVADSYSVFYEKSEPGNSGPNYFMNHTQTVYLIDHSGKLILIYPYENLSPEMIASDINKTYRNNG, encoded by the coding sequence ATGTATAAAAAAATAGTAATTGTAATAATATTAATATTGTATATGGGTATCGCTTTTTCTGCGGTCCAGGTATATAAAACTAATAAAAATAATGATGATTACTACGGCATCTACTACGGCAAGGACGCTCCGGATTTTACGCTAAGAGACCAGGACGGCAATCAGGTTAGTTTAAGCCAGTTCAAGGGCAAGGATGTTTTATTATCATTCGGGTATACGACCTGCCCCGATATATGCCCCGCAACCCTGGCGCGCATGAACAGCGTGACGAAGCAGCTCAAAAATGCCACAAAAAAGGTTCAGGTCCTGTTCATAACTATAGATCCTGACAGAGACACAGAAAGAAGACTCAAGGAATATATACCTTACTTCAATAAGAGCTTCATCGGATTGACGGGAAATCAGGATGAAATTAAAAAGGTTGCAGACTCCTATTCCGTTTTCTATGAAAAGTCGGAACCGGGGAATTCCGGACCTAATTATTTTATGAACCACACACAGACGGTATATCTGATAGATCACAGCGGCAAACTGATATTAATTTATCCTTACGAGAATCTTTCCCCTGAAATGATAGCTTCAGATATCAATAAAACATACCGGAACAACGGTTAG
- a CDS encoding WG repeat-containing protein — protein sequence MKTATSSGITKFLTILLLLIGVTSCGENRAEAPSSSSDELLPVVLDGKVGFIKSSGDIEILPRYDVASNFSDGLARILVGTKYGYIDRDGKMVIEPVFDGATDFSEGMALVVLNGKRGYINKTGKLVTRSDFNNTWGFAEGLAVININGKYGFIDKSGKMVIEPRFDIANNFSEGLALVVIGGKRGFIDKNGDFVIGPEWSGASSFSEGLARVATDVKHGFINKRGGLVIKPAFDYAHDFNEGLAVVKINKKYGFIDKMGKFTIKPEYEKAWSFSDGLARVSIKNKVGYIDKMGKMVIKPRYDGASDFSENLAFVSIDNKVGYIDRKGKMVIDPTFDAASKFENGFARVYKEHRMGYIDYNGNYIWDPTDATLSTEFCTPPF from the coding sequence GTGAAGACTGCAACGAGTTCAGGTATAACAAAATTCTTAACCATACTGCTGCTTTTAATCGGAGTGACATCCTGCGGTGAAAACAGAGCTGAAGCTCCGTCTTCGAGCAGTGACGAACTGCTGCCAGTGGTTCTCGACGGCAAAGTTGGCTTCATTAAATCCTCAGGCGATATCGAAATACTTCCCAGATACGATGTCGCTTCGAACTTCTCCGATGGTCTGGCACGCATACTCGTAGGCACAAAATACGGTTACATAGACAGAGACGGTAAGATGGTTATAGAACCGGTATTTGACGGAGCCACGGATTTTTCGGAAGGTATGGCGCTTGTCGTTCTCAACGGGAAAAGAGGCTACATAAATAAAACAGGGAAGCTGGTTACGAGGAGTGATTTTAACAACACGTGGGGGTTTGCCGAGGGTCTTGCAGTCATAAATATCAACGGTAAATACGGCTTTATCGATAAGAGCGGGAAGATGGTTATCGAACCCAGGTTCGATATTGCCAATAATTTTTCCGAAGGTCTCGCACTCGTGGTCATCGGCGGCAAACGGGGCTTTATTGACAAGAACGGGGATTTTGTAATTGGGCCGGAGTGGTCCGGCGCCTCAAGCTTTTCAGAGGGCCTAGCGCGCGTCGCCACAGACGTTAAACACGGATTTATAAATAAGCGGGGCGGGCTTGTGATAAAACCGGCTTTCGATTACGCCCACGACTTTAATGAAGGTCTCGCAGTTGTAAAAATAAACAAAAAATACGGGTTCATAGACAAGATGGGTAAATTCACTATAAAACCCGAATACGAAAAAGCGTGGAGTTTTTCAGACGGGCTTGCCCGGGTCTCAATTAAAAATAAAGTCGGCTACATAGACAAAATGGGTAAGATGGTTATAAAACCGCGATATGACGGAGCGTCCGATTTTTCCGAGAACCTCGCGTTTGTCTCGATTGATAACAAGGTCGGCTATATCGACAGAAAGGGCAAGATGGTGATCGACCCCACATTTGACGCCGCCTCGAAATTCGAAAACGGGTTTGCGCGTGTTTATAAAGAGCACAGGATGGGTTATATAGACTATAATGGAAACTATATTTGGGATCCCACGGACGCTACCCTGTCAACCGAGTTTTGCACTCCTCCTTTTTAA